In Tribolium castaneum strain GA2 chromosome 4, icTriCast1.1, whole genome shotgun sequence, one DNA window encodes the following:
- the cn gene encoding kynurenine 3-monooxygenase (The RefSeq protein has 4 substitutions compared to this genomic sequence) — MGSNNVNSVIVVGGGLVGSLCAIFMAKRGYHVTLFEYREDIRTAKFARGRSINMALSNRGRKALRAVGIEKIILESAIPMKGRLLHDLKGRTTSVPYDALTGQCIYSISRDYLNNVLLTELEKYPNVKIYFNHKLMSVSFEDERISVMNLITEEITTHQADLIIEADGAYSTLRRYMQLTPLFEYSQTYIQHGYLELVIPPENGPKMTPNHLHIWPRGQFMMIALPNKDNSWTVTLFMPFGKFESLRNAAELKDFYYKTFPDAVPLIGEDLLVNDFFKVKPSALVSVKCKPYHVGSKFLLIGDAAHAMVPFYGQGMNAGFEDCFLLDGILERRSNDIAGSIEEFSRERVEDAYAICELAMYNYVEMRDLVTRPSYRLRKFFDELLFKCMKEKWIPLCNSVTFSNFGYKQCVENRKWQNKVIQKFLWTGGLVTSALFAYGLRIWLY; from the exons ATGGGTAGTAATAACGTCAATTCGGTTATTGTAGTGGGCGGTGGTTTG gtTGGTTCTTTGTGTGCTATTTTTATGGCAAAGAGGGGCTACCATGTTACACTTTTTGAGTATCGGGaag ATATTAGGACGGCAAAGTTTGCTCGTGGCCGTTCGATAAATATGGCTTTGTCGAACCGTGGCAGAAAAGCGCTACGTGCTGTtggaatagaaaaaataattcttgaaTCGGCGATTCCTATGAAAGGGCGGCTTTTACACGACTTGAAGGGGCGAACCACTAGTGTACCATACGATGCTTTAACGGGACAA TGTATTTATTCGATCAGCAGAAATTACTTAAATAACGTGCTGTTAACCGAATTAGAGAAGTACCcaaatgtgaaaatttatttcaatcatAAATTAATGAGTGTGAGCTTTGAGGATGAGAGAATTTCGGTCATGAA tttgatAACTGAAGAAATTACGACCCACCAAGCCGATTTAATAATAGGGGCCGATGGGGCCTACAGTACCCTTCGGCGTTACATGCAGCTGACCCCTCTTTTTGAGTACAGCCAAACCTACATCCAACACGGGTACCTCGAGTTGGTCATCCCTCCCGAAAACGGGCCCAAAATGACCCCCAATCATCTACACATCTGGCCCCGGGGCCAATTCATGATGATTGCGTTACCCAACAAGGACAATTCCTGGACTGTCACCCTGTTTATGCCTTTTGCTAAATTCGAAAGTTTGAGAAATGCTGCAGAATTGAAAGATTTTTACTACAAGACTTTCCCCGACGCTGTCCCCCTCATCGGTGAGGATCTCCTCgtgaacgatttttttaaagtgaagCCATCGGCTCTGGTCTCGGTCAAGTGTAAACCGTACCATGTGGGGAGCAAATTTCTGCTGATTGGGGACGCGGCACATGCCATGGTACCCTTTTATGGGCAGGGGATGAATGCAGGGTTTGAGGATTGTTTCCTTTTGGACGGCATTCTAGAAAGGAGGAGTAACGACATCGCGGGGTCTATTGAGGAGTTCAGTAGGGAACGGGTTGAGGATGCTTATGCTATTTGCGAGTTGGCGATGTATAATTACGTGGAAATGAGGGATCTTGTGACTAGGCCTTCGTACCGTTTGAGAAAATTTTTCGATGAATTGCTTTTTAAGTGTATGAAGGAGAAGTGGATTCCGTTGTACAATTCGGTGACTTTTTCGAATTTCGGGTACAAGCAGTGTGTGGAAAACAGGAAGTGGCAAAACAAG gttattcaaaaatttctctGGACGGGTGGCTTGGTAACTAGCGCTTTGTTTGCATATGGATTACGGATTTGgttgtattaa
- the LOC663980 gene encoding 2-acylglycerol O-acyltransferase 1 codes for MRIFGLNFDAWDTTFERKLYMVFAGGAYFATVYSGSVSVIFCICLLFTPFWWLVLLYISWLFLDRHTPSQGSRTVNFLENIIFWKYVHNHFQINLKLTPDFELNPSQNYLFACFPHGVMPMGCHATIANSYSKFRSLYPDFRVKIATLSFFFLFPILRDLAMGVGFISCSFKSLVSVLSDPKGGEIVLLFPGGALECFYNQNQPQRFRCVVKQRKGFVKAAFVSGAALVPVLTFGENDLLAVRGSFWKHISFITKKFPTLASGLFYGRGVFQDNFGWVPRDIPLMTVVGTPIKVSKTEYPTSEQIDDLHEKFQEELVKLFDKYKYQYFDSPQDKCLELE; via the exons ATGCGAATTTTCGGTTTAAATTTCGACGCCTGGGACACCACATTTGAAAGAAAACTATACATGGTATTCGCTGGCGGAGCGTATTTTGCAACCGTATATTCGGGGAGCGtttcagtaattttttgcatttgtttattatttacccCTTTTTGGTGGTTAGTTCTACTCTACATATCCTGGCTTTTTCTTGACAGGCATACACCTAGTCAAGGCTCCCGCactgtaaattttttggaaaacattATATTTTGGAAATACGTCCACAACCACTTCCAAATTAATCTTAAACTAACTCCTGATTTTGAACTAAACCCAAGCCAAAACTACCTCTTTGCCTGCTTTCCGCACGGAGTTATGCCGATGGGATGTCACGCAACCATCGCCAATTCGTATTCAAAATTTCGTAGTTTATACCCCGATTTTCGAGTAAAAATTGCTAcactttcatttttctttcttttcccAATTCTACGAGATTTAGCAATGGGTGTGGGTTTTATATCTTGTTCGTTTAAATCCCTAGTTAGTGTTTTAAGTGATCCGAAAGGTGGCGAAATCGTGCTCTTGTTTCCCGGAGGCGCGTTGGAATGTTTTTATAATCAGAATCAACCTCAACGTTTTCGCTGTGTTGTCAAACAAAGAAAAGGTTTCGTGAAAGCGGCTTTCGTAAGCGGGGCTGCTTTAGTGCCGGTTTTAACCTTTGGGGAAAACGATTTACTAGCTGTCAGAGGGAGCTTTTGGAAACATATCAGttttattacgaaaaaatttcctactcTTGCTTCTGGACTTTTCTATGGAAGAGGAGTTTTCCAAGACAATTTTGGTTGGGTTCCAAGGGATATACCCTTAATGACAGTTG TTGGAACACCTATTAAAGTTTCCAAAACAGAATATCCAACTAGTGAACAAATTGACGACCTCCACGAGAAGTTTCAAGAAGAGTTGGTGAAGTTGTTCGACAAGTATAAATACCAATACTTCGATAGCCCCCAGGATAAATGTCTTGAAttggagtaa
- the LOC663990 gene encoding 2-acylglycerol O-acyltransferase 1 has translation MKIFGLNFDLWDTTLETKLQMLFAGVSYFLLIYAGPLSLIFCLGLLITPLWWLVLLYFLGIFYDKDTPAQGSRPMKWVQNLLIWKYSHDHFLNTLKLTRDFQLNSNQNYLFACFPHGVVPLGLYSTIVNSHSKFRNLYPNFRVKLAITPFLFVFPFTRELAMALDFISCSFKSLMRVLSKPEGGEIVVLFPGGALECSYNQYQPQFYKCVLNRRKGFVRVALKSGAALVPVLTFGENDLLTVENSFWQKFRFITERYQTFACGFVHGRGVFQSTFGMVPRRKPTMTVVGTPIATAKTENPSDAQVDALHKKFQEELEKLFEKYKHQFFDNPQDKCLEFV, from the exons atgaaaatttttggcttAAATTTTGACCTGTGGGACACCACCCTTGAAACAAAACTTCAGATGCTATTCGCCGGTGTATCGTACTTTTTGCTAATATATGCGGGGCCCCTTTCACTAATTTTTTGCCTTGGTTTACTAATTACTCCTTTATGGTGGTTGGTTTTGCTCTACTTTTTGGGGATTTTTTACGACAAAGATACTCCAGCCCAAGGCTCACGACCTATGAAGTGGGTCCAAAATCTCCTCATTTGGAAATATAGTCACGACCATTTCCTTAACACTCTTAAGCTCACTCGTGATTTTCAACTAAACTCAAACCAGAATTATCTCTTCGCCTGCTTTCCTCACGGAGTTGTCCCGTTGGGGCTTTATTCAACTATCGTCAACTCGCATtcgaaatttcgaaatttataCCCAAATTTTCGAGTGAAACTCGCTATAACTCCATTTCTTTTTGTCTTCCCCTTTACTCGAGAACTTGCAATGGCTTTAGACTTCATCTCATGTTCGTTCAAATCTCTTATGAGGGTGTTAAGCAAACCAGAAGGTGGAGAAATTGTAGTGTTATTTCCCGGAGGTGCATTGGAATGTTCTTATAATCAGTACCAGCCTCAATTTTATAAGTGCGTCCTAAACCGCAGAAAAGGCTTCGTGAGAGTGGCTTTAAAAAGCGGAGCTGCGTTGGTCCCGGTTTTAACTTTCGGCGAGAACGATCTATTGACTGTTGAGAAcagtttttggcaaaaatttcgGTTCATTACAGAAAGGTATCAGACTTTTGCTTGTGGTTTTGTTCATGGGAGAGGAGTTTTCCAAAGCACTTTTGGGATGGTTCCGAGACGAAAACCGACAATGACTGTTG TTGGTACACCAATTGCAACTGCGAAAACAGAAAATCCAAGTGATGCACAAGTCGACGCCCTCCACAAGAAATTTCAAGAAGAGTTAGAGaaactgtttgaaaaatacaaacaccaattttttgacaatCCTCAAGATAAATGTTTAGAATTTGTGTAA